From Salvia splendens isolate huo1 chromosome 3, SspV2, whole genome shotgun sequence, a single genomic window includes:
- the LOC121794361 gene encoding uncharacterized protein LOC121794361, whose product MDPPTKGIVLKPEKLEEEKEGGPLLHCDFCDADVVDKIAQSFLPGLASACIDNTTGGLFKTLATVAVDIRKEMIDYLIQRSENFVAESVVLEGGGDVAVSADPYDIISDFVDDFVHSKRNFFSRVSGWLLSEKREDWIDDLVQEMEINGFWLLNRRSTVAQTLLKNLDFRNTYHCNMNFNSPEDLEKHKLNCDFRTLSCGNEGCDSSFSAAQMDHHDSTCPFKMLPCEQKCPDIIMRREMDRHCITTCPMKLVKCPFHSVGCQSTVPQRTIEQHRSDNLPTHLLYILQVSHKEASPEALKQRVQELEKLASPGRLASARDARSLTHVVKDLEAKLGPIKVKTIKGSDEEVKDLIDLQEEKIDTEAKMNVAAKPVKFDEVPAVKEATANSHSEGSDHGKKELMESFGDASQRNEDQVIASDSVPDMNKDSSSQSDHSSKEVANPIKEVASTPAIQHDLSPNE is encoded by the exons ATGGATCCACCTACTAAAGGTATCGTGCTTAAACCCGAGAAACTCGAAGAAGAAAAGGAGGGTGGGCCTTTGCTTCATTGTGATTTTTGTGATGCTGACGTAGTTGATAAAATAGCTCAATCATTTCTTCCTGGTTTGGCTTCGGCATGCATTGACAACACTACTGGTGGTCTCTTTAAGACCCTTGCTACTGTGGCTGTTGACATCAGAAAGGAAATGATTGATTACCTTATCCAAAGAAGTGAAAATTTTGTAGCTGAGTCAGTTGTCCTAGAAGGTGGTGGGGATGTGGCAGTATCTGCAGACCCTTATGATATTATATCTgattttgttgatgattttgtCCATTCAAAAAGAAATTTCTTCAGTCGAGTTTCAGGATGGCTACTTAGTGAGAAAAGAGAAGACTGGATAGACGATCTTGTGCAGGAGATGGAGATAAATGGTTTTTGGTTGCTAAACCGGAGGAGCACAGTTGCACAAACGCTCTTGAAAAATCTTGATTTCAgaaatacatatcattgcaacaTGAACTTCAATTCTCCGGAAGATTTAGAAAAGCACAAGTTGAACTGCGATTTTAGGACATTGTCCTGTGGAAATGAGGGGTGTGATTCTTCCTTTAGTGCGGCTCAGATGGACCATCATGATTCTACCTGTCCTTTTAAAATGCTTCCATGCGAGCAGAAGTGCCCAGATATCATAATGAGACGTGAGATGGACAGACATTGCATCACTACATGTCCAATGAAGCTTGTCAAATGCCCTTTTCACTCAGTAGGGTGTCAATCCACTGTTCCTCAACGCACAATCGAGCAGCACAGGTCTGATAATCTCCCCACCCACTTGCTCTATATCCTCCAGGTTTCTCACAAGGAAGCATCACCAGAAGCTCTGAAGCAAAGGGTACAAGAACTGGAAAAG TTAGCATCTCCTGGACGATTAGCATCAGCTCGTGATGCTAGATCTTTGACGCATGTGGTCAAGGATCTTGAAGCAAAGCTTGGGCCTATAAAGGTAAAGACAATTAAAGGAAGTGATGAAGAGGTTAAAGATTTGATTGATCTACAGGAGGAGAAGATAGATACAGAGGCTAAGATGAACGTGGCCGCTAAACCAGTGAAGTTTGATGAGGTTCCTGCTGTAAAGGAAGCAACTGCTAACTCACACTCGGAAGGCAGTGATCATGGAAAGAAAGAATTAATGGAATCATTTGGTGATGCCTCACAGAGAAACGAGGATCAGGTGATAGCATCAGATTCTGTGCCAGATATGAATAAAGATTCATCATCTCAGAGCGACCATTCATCCAAAGAAGTGGCCAATCCCATTAAAGAAGTGGCTTCCACACCAGCCATCCAACATGACTTATCCCCAAATGAATGA
- the LOC121794360 gene encoding IQ domain-containing protein IQM6-like, translating to MGVTFSCQFADFDDLDAQLECVLFSGKVILDAKAIEFETIDCGKVILEGSLSIGGRDLDPVVSPEEHMMPQALPKSDDLRHEAALRLQKTYKSFRTRRQLADCAVIAEQRWWKLLDFAELKRTSVSFFDIEKPETAVQRWSRATTRAAKVGKGLSKDEKARKLALQHWLEAIDPRHRYGHNLQFYYIRWLQCESRQPFFYWLDVGEGWNVNLERCPRSKLQQQCIKYLGPAERSAYEVMISDGKFVYKESGKLLDTKEAGEDVKWIFVLSALKVLYVGKKRKGGFQHSSFLAGGATLSAGRLVVQNGILKAVWPYSGHYLPTAENFEALMTFLLVHNVDLSGVQKAPDNEEEAAGIPLRRIKSVPAEVGKQDAENMHISKWSRRLQSKISLLNIPARTEEFFSPRYVESPTDGYETADDSLSESESDSDSDTEFLISKENLFEEEKEEEKAVSEEKIMKRINSHKGIRSYELAQSLCCKWTTGAGPRIGCVRDYPVELQLRALQEVCFSPPPRHTLPRITTPPT from the exons ATGGGAGTGACTTTTTCATGCCAATTTGCCGATTTTGATGATTTGGATGCTCAGTTAGAGTGTGTCTTATTTAGCGGCAAGGTTATCCTGGATGCAAAAGCTATTGAATTTGAGACCATTGATTGTGGAAAGGTGATCCTTGAGGGGTCTCTTAGCATTGGAGGAAGGGACTTGGACCCTGTAGTCTCTCCAGAGGAGCATATGATGCCTCAAGCTCTGCCCAAATCTGATGATCTTAGACATGAAGCAGCCTTAAGGTTGCAGAAGACGTACAAAAGTTTTAGGACTCGAAGGCAGCTTGCTGACTGTGCAGTCATAGCCGAGCAGAGATG GTGGAAGCTGTTAGATTTTGCTGAGCTCAAACGTACTTCTGTGTCCTTCTTTGATATTGAGAAACCAGAAACCGCTGTTCAGCGTTGGTCTAGAGCAACGACCAGAGCTGCAAAG GTAGGGAAAGGTCTGTCAAAGGATGAGAAGGCGCGTAAACTTGCCTTGCAGCATTGGCTCGAGGCT ATTGACCCTAGACATCGATATGGTCACAACCTGCAATTCTATTACATTCGTTGGCTCCAATGTGAGAGCAGGCAGCCCTTCTTTTACTG GCTAGATGTTGGAGAAGGTTGGAATGTGAATCTAGAGAGATGCCCTAGATCGAAACTTCAACAGCAATGCATAAAGTATCTTGGGCCG GCAGAGAGAAGCGCGTACGAAGTGATGATATCAGATGGGAAGTTTGTGTACAAGGAGAGCGGGAAGCTTCTAGACACCAAGGAAGCAGGGGAAGATGTGAAATGGATCTTTGTTCTAAGCGCGTTGAAGGTGCTATACGTGGGGAAGAAGAGAAAAGGCGGGTTTCAACATTCCAGTTTCTTGGCTGGTGGAGCTACACTATCAGCTGGACGTTTGGTTGTACAAAATGGTATCCTCAAG GCGGTTTGGCCTTACAGTGGACACTATCTCCCAACAGCAGAAAATTTTGAGGCACTAATGACATTTCTTTTAGTACACAATGTTGATCTCAGTGGTGTGCAG AAAGCTCCAGATAATGAAGAGGAAGCAGCTGGTATTCCGCTTCGTAGAATCAAATCGGTACCTGCAGAGGTGGGGAAGCAGGATGCCGAGAATATGCATATATCAAAGTGGTCCCGGAGACTACAGTCCAAAATCAGTCTGCTTAATATTCCGGCAAGGACAGAGGAATTCTTCTCTCCAAGATATGTGGAGAGCCCGACGGATGGATACGAGACAGCAGATGACTCTCTATCAGAGTCAGAGTCAGACTCAGACTCAGATACGGAGTTCCTGATCTCAAAGGAGAATCTGTTCGAGGAGGAAAAAGAGGAAGAGAAGGCGGTCTCAGAAGAGAAGATAATGAAGAGAATAAACTCACATAAAGGGATAAGATCATATGAACTGGCACAGAGCCTGTGCTGCAAATGGACAACGGGAGCGGGTCCTCGGATAGGATGCGTGAGGGATTATCCGGTGGAGCTGCAGCTGCGTGCGCTCCAGGAGGTCTGCTTCTCTCCCCCTCCCAGACACACTCTCCCTCGCATAACCACTCCACCAACCTAA
- the LOC121794358 gene encoding F-box/kelch-repeat protein At2g44130-like: MDERDWSELIPGLPEEIGLECLTRMHYSGHRMASCVCRRWRHLFQSKDFYYHRKQTGFTHKAACLVQALPAQSGSKPTGQARYGISLFDPATQGWERVEAVPKYPEGLPMFCQLASTEGKLILMGGWDPSRWEPVRDVFVYEFTTRRWTQCADMPSTRSFFAMGAAEGKVLVAGGHDESKNALRSAWAFDVKEGVWSELSGMSEERDECEGVVMGSEFWVVSGYGTETQGVFKSSAEVYDMRTGEWRRAEGAWPVSRCPRSCVGVVSGGNSLICWAEAEAETEAPVQVGVDLGDWTLVAGAAYQGAPHGFCVREKGQKGKFTKVSVCDDYSGYVQSGCCVEV; encoded by the coding sequence ATGGATGAAAGGGATTGGAGTGAGCTGATACCGGGTCTACCGGAAGAAATCGGGCTGGAGTGCCTGACCCGGATGCACTACTCGGGGCACCGGATGGCTTCCTGCGTGTGCAGACGGTGGCGGCACCTCTTCCAGAGCAAGGATTTCTACTACCACAGGAAGCAGACGGGGTTCACCCACAAAGCGGCGTGCTTGGTGCAGGCCCTCCCGGCGCAATCGGGGTCGAAACCGACGGGCCAAGCCAGGTACGGAATATCCCTATTCGACCCGGCGACGCAGGGGTGGGAGCGGGTGGAGGCGGTGCCCAAGTACCCGGAGGGCTTGCCCATGTTCTGCCAGCTGGCGAGCACGGAGGGGAAGCTGATCCTGATGGGCGGGTGGGACCCGTCGAGATGGGAGCCCGTGAGAGACGTGTTCGTTTACGAGTTCACAACTCGGAGGTGGACTCAGTGCGCCGACATGCCCTCGACTCGGTCGTTCTTCGCGATGGGGGCGGCGGAGGGGAAGGTGCTGGTGGCAGGGGGCCACGACGAGAGCAAGAACGCGTTGAGGTCGGCGTGGGCCTTCGATGTGAAGGAGGGGGTGTGGTCGGAGTTGAGCGGGATGAGCGAGGAGAGAGACGAGTGCGAGGGGGTGGTGATGGGGTCGGAGTTCTGGGTGGTGAGCGGGTACGGGACGGAGACGCAGGGGGTGTTCAAGAGCAGCGCGGAGGTGTATGATATGAGGACGGGGGAGTGGAGGCGGGCGGAGGGGGCGTGGCCGGTCAGCCGCTGCCCGAGGTCGTGTGTGGGGGTGGTGTCGGGGGGGAATTCGCTCATCTGctgggcggaggcggaggcggagacGGAGGCGCCGGTGCAGGTGGGGGTGGACCTTGGGGATTGGACGCTGGTGGCAGGGGCGGCCTATCAGGGGGCGCCGCACGGATTCTGTGTCAGGGAGAAAGGGCAAAAGGGTAAATTCACGAAGGTGAGTGTGTGCGATGACTATTCTGGGTATGTGCAATCTGGGTGCTGCGTTGAAGTTTAG
- the LOC121794363 gene encoding homogentisate solanesyltransferase, chloroplastic-like, whose protein sequence is MELSIPCCSALKIAPFSNSGCRLKLPATTAAPSYLHFSNASLKFPSAAIRRRHFILACSKVDAAGTGPQLNKVLQFRDAFWRFLRPHTIRGTTLGSFSLVTRALIENPNLIRWSLLLKALSGLLALICGNGYIVGINQIYDVGIDKVNKPYLPIAAGDLSEQSAWILVLFLAAAGVALVGLNFGPFITKLYCFGLFLGTIYSVPPLRMKRFPVVAFLIIATVRGFLLNYGVYYATRAALGLTFEWSYPVAFITSFVTLFALVIAITKDLPDVEGDRKFQIDTLATKLGVRNIALLGSGLLLINYIGSVAAAVYLPQAFKRSLMIPTHATLALCLLFQAWVLERANYTKEAISNFYRFIWNLFYAEYALFPFI, encoded by the exons ATGGAGCTCTCAATTCCATGTTGCTCCGCTCTCAAGATTGCCCCCTTTTCCAATTCTGGCTGCAGACTCAAGCTTCCCGCTACCACCGCTGCCCCTTCCTACCTCCACTTCTCCAACGCCTCTCTTAAATTCCCCTCCGCCGCAATCCGCCGCCGCCATTTCATCTTG GCCTGCTCTAAAGTTGATGCAGCGGGAACTGGTCCACAGCTGAATAAAGTCCTCCAATTCAGGGATGCATTTTGGAGATTTCTGAGACCCCATACGATACGTGGAACTACCTTAGGATCTTT TTCTTTAGTAACCAGAGCTTTAATCGAGAACCCAAATCTGATAAGGTGGTCATTATTGCTTAAAGCATTATCCGGACTTCTAGCACTCATTTGCGGAAATGGTTACATAGTCGGCATAAATCAGATATATGATGTTGGTATTGACAA GGTGAACAAACCTTACTTGCCTATAGCTGCAGGAGATCTCTCAGAACAGTCTGCGTGGATTTTAGTGTTGTTTCTTGCTGCTGCCGGTGTTGCATTAGTTGGGCTCAACTTTGGTCCTTTCATTACTAAACTTTATTGTTTTGGCCTTTTCCTTGGAACCATCTATTCTGTGCCCCCACTTCGGATGAAGAGATTTCCTGTTGTAGCATTTCTTATAATAGCTACG GTTCGAGGATTCCTCCTCAACTACGGTGTCTACTATGCCACAAGAGCTGCCCTTGGTCTGACATTTGAATGGAG CTATCCAGTTGCCTTCATCACCTCATTTGTAACATTATTTGCTCTTGTTATTGCAATAACTAAAGATCTTCCAGACGTTGAAGGTGATCGCAA ATTTCAGATTGATACTTTGGCAACAAAGCTTGGCGTGAGAAATATTGCATTGCTTGGATCTGGGCTCCTGTTGATAAATTACATTGGTTCTGTAGCAGCAGCAGTTTACTTGCCTCAG GCCTTTAAGAGAAGCTTGATGATACCTACACATGCTACGTTGGCCTTATGTTTACTTTTCcag GCTTGGGTACTGGAAAGGGCAAACTATACAAAG GAAGCGATCTCTAATTTTTACCGGTTCATATGGAATCTGTTTTATGCGGAGTATGCTTTATTTCCTTTTATCTAG
- the LOC121794357 gene encoding DNA damage-binding protein 1-like, with protein MAVSEEQSASSSSNASTLRSPSDAFYLAKTVLRGSVVLQAVSGHFRSSSSYDVVFGKESSIELVIIDQGGIVQSISEQPVFGTIKDLAVLPWNNKFHVQNPKILGKDILLVVSDSGKLSFLTFCNEMHRFFPLSHVQLSDPGNSRHQVGRMLAVDSSGCYVAVSAYEDQLAIFSVSMSESGDIIEKKIFVPPGKDGHLESAKGFTNISGTIWSMCFISRDYNQTGQEQNPLLAILLNRRGSFYRNELMLLEWDIAEQAIHVVYQFAEAGPLAYHIVEVPQSHGFAFLFRAGDIVLMDFRNVQSPSCVYRTSLNFTPVEETKFKNIIRIPDIMDEEGIYSVAASALLELGDINKSDDPMNIDDYSNVLPGSNYVCSWSWEPIITNAPRILFSADSGDLYAIEVLFESDGPRVSLSDCLYKGLPCNALLWLDGGFLAAIVDMADGMILKFEEGFLQYRGSVQNIAPILDMCIVDYPDEKHDQMFACSGIASEGSLRIIRSGISVEKLLKTAPIYQGVTGTWTVNLKVSDPYHSFLVLSFVEETRVLSVGVSFSDVTDSVGFRPDVCTLACGVVADGVLVQIYQSGVRLCLPVGAAVPPDGIPLSSPVCTSWFPENMTISLGAVGQSIIVVATSSPSFLFILGIRALSAYHYNIYQMQCVNLQNELSCISIPQKHPDLNKVLMDFSVNNLVTTSPSGDHVDNIFVIGTHKPSVEVVSFTHAKGLQVLATGTISLTNTMGTSVSGCVPQDVRLVMVDRPYVLSGLRNGMLLRFEWPSTSTPFPIRPPAQQNFVGTSTINFQVSSNSVSSKNEVPMSMSSTSYSTEGDLPVDLQLIAVRRIGITPVFLVSLSDSIDADMIALSDRPWLLQTARHSLSYTSISFQPSTHVTPVCSTECPSGILFVAENSLHLVEMVPSKRLNVQKFHLGGTPRKVLYHNESSLLLVMRTELDNDSCSSDVCCVDSLSGSVLASFKFEPGETGKCMEFVKVGNENVLVIGTSSSAGPAIMPSGEAESTKGRLVVLCLEHLQNSDTGSMTQRSSPIGSHAAEQLSCSSICSSPDDNSSDGVKLEETESWHLRLAYSAVWPGLVTAVCPYLDCYFLASAGNSFYVCGFPNDNSQRVRRLAVGRTRFMIMTLTAHFTRIAVGDCRDGVLFYSYHEDSRKLEQIYCDPVQRLVADCVLMDDDTAFVSDRKGSVVVLSSANHLEDNVSPERNLTLSCSYYMGEIAMSMRKGSFSYKLPADDVLRDCDAVSTNNNLLRNCVMASTLLGSIIIFIPMTREEYELLKDVQARLVIDPLTTPILGNDHNEFRSRECRGGVPKILDGDILAQFLELTSMQQEGVLALPANLSHKPPTPVMVNQVVRLLERVHYALN; from the exons ATGGCGGTTTCAGAAGAACAATCTGCATCGTCGTCGTCAAATGCATCTACCCTCCGATCACCTTCCGATGCATTTTACTTGGCCAAAACTGTCCTCAGAGGCAGCGTTGTTCTTCAAGCTGTCTCCGGCCACTTCCGCTCCTCATCTTCCTACGACGTCGTCTTCGGAAAG GAATCATCAATAGAACTGGTGATAATTGATCAAGGTGGGATTGTTCAATCTATTTCTGAACAACCTGTGTTCGGCACTATAAAAGATTTAGCAGTCCTTCCCTGGAACAACAAGTTTCATGTGCAGAATCCTAAG atACTGGGGAAGGACATTTTACTTGTGGTTTCTGATTCTGGAAAGCTTTCGTTTCTGACCTTTTGCAATGAAATGCACAG GTTTTTCCCTTTAAGCCATGTTCAACTTTCTGATCCTGGAAATTCAAGGCATCAAGTTGGAAGGATGCTGGCGGTTGATTCCAG TGGTTGTTATGTTGCTGTTAGTGCATATGAGGATCAGTTGGCTATTTTTTCGGTCTCAATGTCTGAAAGTGGTGATATCATTGAGAAG AAAATCTTTGTTCCTCCTGGAAAAGATGGACACTTGGAATCTGCAAAGGGTTTTACTAATATTTCTGGTACTATATGGAGCATGTGCTTCATCTCGCGAGATTACAATCAAACTGGACAAGAACAGAATCCTTTGCTGGCCATACTTCTTAATAG GCGCGGATCTTTTTATCGGAATGAGCTTATGTTGCTAGAATGGGACATTGCGGAACAAGCTATACATGTGGTATATCAATTTGCAGAAGCTGGACCATTAGCATATCATATTGTTGAAGTCCCTCAATCTCATGGGTTTGCCTTCCTCTTTAGGGCCGGTGATATTGTCCTAATGGATTTCAGGAATGTTCAGAGCCCTTCTTGTGTCTACAGGACAAGCTTAAATTTCACACCGGTGGAGGAAACGAAATTCAAAAACATTATTAGAATACCAGATATTATGGATGAAGAAGGTATTTATAGTGTCGCTGCCTCTGCTTTACTGGAGCTCGGTGACATAAATAAAAGTGATGATCCAATGAATATCGATGACTATAGTAATGTACTACCTGGTTCTAATTATGTTTGCTCATGGAGTTGGGAACCTATTATAACTAATGCTCCTAGAATATTATTTAGTGCTGACTCTGGGGATCTCTATGCAATTGAAGTCCTTTTTGAGTCGGATGGCCCCAGAGTAAGTTTATCTGATTGTCTTTATAAAGGTCTACCATGCAATGCTCTGTTATGGCTTGATGGTGGATTTCTGGCAGCTATTGTTGATATGGCTGATGGGATGATCTTAAAATTTGAAGAGGGATTTCTACAGTACAGAGGTTCAGTTCAAAACATCGCACCAATCTTGGACATGTGTATTGTTGATTATCCTGATGAAAAACATGATCAAATGTTTGCCTGCTCTGGGATAGCATCTGAGGGATCCTTAAGGATCATTCGGAGTGGTATCAGTGTGGAGAAATTACTGAAAACTGCTCCAATTTATCAAGGCGTAACTGGTACATGGACTGTTAATTTGAAAGTTTCGGATCCTTATCATTCTTTTCTAGTACTGTCATTTGTGGAAGAGACCAGAGTTCTTTCAGTTGGTGTCAGCTTTTCTGATGTAACTGACTCGGTAGGTTTTAGGCCTGATGTTTGTACTTTGGCTTGTGGTGTTGTGGCTGATGGTGTATTAGTTCAAATTTACCAATCTGGAGTTAGACTGTGTTTgcccgttggagcagcagtgcCTCCTGATGGTATTCCTTTGTCATCTCCAGTATGCACATCATGGTTCCCTGAAAATATGACTATAAGTCTCGGAGCTGTTGGGCAGAGCATAATAGTTGTAGCGACATCCAGTCCATCCTTCTTATTCATCCTTGGTATTAGAGCTTTGTCGGCATATCATTACAATATTTATCAAATGCAATGTGTAAACTTGCAGAATGAGTTATCTTGTATTTCAATACCTCAGAAGCACCCTGATCTGAATAAAGTTTTGATGGATTTTTCAGTCAATAATCTTGTGACAACCTCTCCGTCTGGAGATCATGTTGATAATATATTTGTTATTGGTACTCATAAGCCTTCAGTAGAAGTTGTGTCCTTTACACATGCGAAGGGGCTACAAGTTCTTGCCACAGGGACCATATCACTAACAAACACTATGGGGACTTCTGTTAGTGGGTGTGTTCCACAAGATGTGAGGCTTGTTATGGTTGACCGCCCGTATGTTCTTTCGGGATTAAGGAACGGAATGCTACTTAGGTTTGAGTGGCCTAGTACCTCAACACCCTTTCCAATTAGGCCACCTGCTCAGCAGAATTTTGTTGGTACCTCTACAATTAACTTCCAGGTCTCATCAAACTCGGTCTCTTCTAAGAATGAAGTACCAATGTCTATGTCCAGTACATCCTATAGTACTGAAGGAGACTTACCTGTTGATCTTCAGCTGATTGCTGTACGCCGTATTGGTATCACACCTGTTTTCTTGGTTTCATTAAGTGATTCCATTGATGCTGATATGATTGCTCTCAGTGATAGGCCTTGGCTATTGCAGACTGCAAGACACAGCCTATCTTATACATCCATATCATTTCAACCTTCTACTCATGTCACTCCTGTATGTTCGACTGAATGCCCCAGTGGAATCTTGTTTGTTGCGGAAAATAGTCTCCACTTG GTGGAAATGGTGCCGAGTAAGAGGCTTAATGTGCAGAAATTTCATCTTGGCGGCACCCCAAGGAAAGTTTTATATCACAACGAAAGCAGCCTGTTGCTTGTCATGAGGACAGAGTTGGATAATGATTCATGCTCCTCGGATGTTTGTTGTGTGGATTCTTTGAGTGGCTCAGTTTTGGCATCTTTCAAATTTGAACCTGGGGAGACAGGGAAATGCATGGAGTTTGTAAAGGTTGGGAATGAGAACGTGTTGGTGATTGGAACTAGCTCATCTGCTGGACCAGCTATTATGCCAAGTGGTGAAGCTGAGAG TACAAAAGGCCGCTTGGTGGTTCTTTGCCTTGAACACTTGCAAAATTCAGACACTGGTTCTATGACCCAGAGAAGTTCACCTATTGGTAGTCATGCTGCAGAACAGCTTTCGTGCAGTAGTATCTGCAGCAGTCCAGATGATAATAGTTCTGATGGTGTCAAACTTGAAGAAACTGAATCCTGGCACTTGCGCTTGGCCTATTCAGCTGTCTGGCCAGGGTTGGTTACCGCTGTCTGCCCTTACCTTGACTGCTACTTCTTGGCTTCCGCTGGTAATTCT ttttatgTGTGTGGTTTTCCGAATGATAACTCTCAAAGGGTGAGAAGGCTGGCAGTTGGAAGAACACGTTTTATGATAATGACTCTGACTGCACATTTCACCAGGATAGCTGTTGGTGATTGCCGAGATGGTGTTCTTTTCTATTCATACCATGAG GATTCCAGAAAATTGGAGCAAATATATTGTGATCCTGTCCAGAGACTGGTTGCTGATTGTGTCCTAATGGATGATGATACTGCCTTTGTTTCAGACCGGAAGGGGAGTGTTGTTGTCTTATCGTCTGCAAATCATTTAGAAG ACAATGTTAGTCCAGAACGGAACTTGACTCTAAGTTGTTCGTATTATATGGGTGAAATTGCCATGAGCATGAGGAAG GGATCATTCTCATACAAACTTCCAGCAGATGATGTGCTAAGGGACTGTGATGCTGTTAGTACTAACAATAATTTATTAAGAAACTGTGTCATGGCATCGACACTGTTGGGAAGCATAATAATCTTCATTCCTATGACAAG GGAGGAATACGAGCTATTAAAAGACGTTCAGGCTAGGTTGGTCATTGACCCTCTTACTACTCCAATTTTGGGAAATGATCACAATGAGTTCCGCAGCCGCGAATGTCGG GGTGGGGTACCTAAGATACTGGATGGGGACATTCTGGCTCAATTCTTAGAGCTTACAAGTATGCAACAAGAGGGTGTTTTGGCATTACCTGCAAACCTAAGCCATAAACCTCCCACTCCAGTAATGGTTAATCAGGTTGTTCGCCTGCTTGAGCGAGTTCATTATGCCTTAAACTAA
- the LOC121797279 gene encoding ethylene-responsive transcription factor ERN1-like — protein sequence MEITFQQQQQEKVKLSPTKTTKMKAGSRRNSNKFIGVRQRPSGRWVAEIKDTTQKIRMWLGTFERAEEAARAYDEAACLLRGSNTRTNFVTQVSSNSPLASRINMLLNNNKINSANPKPKKPQPTSSQDVESSTSTSPLFDDDVYKPDLGQLVDDAAGGGWGFGGGFLLPQAQEMMMLELPDENSELFEFERIKVERQISASLYAINGLHDYMETVYDPTDAFWDLPPLSNLNLPS from the coding sequence ATGGAAATTACGTTCCAACAGCAACAGCAGGAGAAAGTGAAGCTCTCCCCAACCAAAACCACCAAAATGAAAGCAGGCAGCCGCAGAAACAGCAACAAATTCATCGGAGTTAGACAAAGGCCTTCGGGGAGATGGGTGGCAGAGATCAAAGACACAACGCAGAAGATAAGAATGTGGCTGGGAACCTTCGAGAGGGCTGAAGAAGCTGCTCGTGCCTACGACGAGGCTGCCTGCCTCCTCCGCGGCTCCAACACTCGCACCAATTTCGTCACTCAGGTTTCCTCAAACTCCCCTCTCGCATCCCGCATCAACATGCTTctcaacaacaacaaaatcaatagcgcaaatccaaaaccaaaaaaGCCTCAGCCAACGTCTAGTCAAGACGTGGAATCATCGACGAGCACTAGTCCCTTGTTTGACGATGATGTCTATAAGCCTGATTTGGGTCAATTAGTCGATGATGCAGCGGGGGGAGGATGGGGTTTTGGTGGAGGGTTTCTGTTGCCTCAGGCTCAGGAGATGATGATGTTGGAGCTGCCTGATGAGAATTCAGAGCTGTTCGAATTCGAGCGCATCAAAGTTGAGAGGCAGATTTCAGCTTCGCTTTATGCCATAAATGGTCTTCACGACTATATGGAGACTGTCTACGATCCAACCGATGCTTTCTGGGATCTTCCTCCTCTCTCTAATCTAAATCTCCCTTCTTAA
- the LOC121797280 gene encoding eukaryotic translation initiation factor NCBP-like yields the protein MESVSVKHENDANNNNQTSSDEDRERLVLDLKAGLHPLRNKFVFWYTRRTPGVRTQTSYEDNIKKIVDFSTVEAFWVCYCHLARPSTLPSPTDLHLFKDGIRPLWEDFANRNGGKWIIRLKKAVSGRFWEDLVLALVGDQLDYGDNICGAVLSIRFNEDILSVWNRNASDHQAVMALRDSIKRHLKLPHSYVMEYKPHDASLRDNSSYRNTWLRG from the exons ATGGAATCGGTATCGGTGAAACACGAAAACGACGCCAACAATAACAACCAGACATCCTCCGACGAAGATAGAGAACGCCTTGTCCTCGATCTCAAGGCCGGTCTGCATCCCCTCAGA AACAAATTTGTATTTTGGTACACTCGTCGAACTCCTGGAGTCAGAACTCAAACATCATACGAGGATAATATTAAGAAGATAGTGGATTTCAGTACG GTTGAAGCCTTTTGGGTATGCTACTGTCACCTAGCCCGCCCTTCAACTTTGCCAAGCCCTACAGATTTGCATCTATTCAAGGACGGTATCCGTCCACTATGGGAG gATTTTGCTAACCGCAATGGTGGGAAATGGATTATCCGACTTAAAAAGGCTGTGTCAGGCCGTTTCTGGGAGGACTTG GTTCTAGCATTGGTAGGAGATCAACTTGATTATGGCGATAATATTTGTGGTGCAGTACTGAGTATCCGTTTTAATGAGGATATATTGAGCGTTTGGAACCGCAATGCATCTGATCATCAG GCTGTGATGGCTCTGAGGGACTCGATCAAGCGGCATCTAAAGCTTCCCCACAGCTACGTGATGGAATACAAGCCCCACGATGCTTCACTACGTGACAACTCCTCATATCGAAACACATGGTTGAGAGGATAG